One genomic segment of Acidobacteriota bacterium includes these proteins:
- a CDS encoding ABC transporter ATP-binding protein — protein MIELIHLTKKYGNLTAVDDLTLKIEEGEFFGFLGPNGAGKTTTIRMITGLIRPTSGRIILGGYDLAKEPLSAKKIVGFIPDRPFLYEKLSGREFLRFVAELYGMRNGIYRRRVEELLSLFELSQWGDELVESYSHGMRQRLVFSAALIHNPKIIVVDEPMVGLDPKGMRLIKEIFQDFVRKGGTIFMSTHTLSLAEELCHRIGIIHQGKLIALGTKEEIRRKAKLPESRLEDIFITLTREENEGLGIAHPT, from the coding sequence ATGATTGAGCTGATCCACCTTACCAAGAAATACGGCAACCTGACCGCAGTGGATGACCTCACCCTCAAGATCGAGGAGGGGGAGTTCTTCGGCTTTTTAGGACCAAACGGCGCCGGGAAGACGACCACCATCAGGATGATTACCGGTCTCATCCGTCCCACTTCGGGGAGGATCATCCTCGGTGGATACGACTTAGCCAAAGAACCACTCTCCGCAAAGAAGATCGTGGGGTTCATCCCCGACCGCCCCTTCCTATACGAGAAACTTTCGGGGAGGGAGTTCCTTCGCTTCGTGGCGGAGCTCTACGGAATGAGGAACGGCATCTACCGAAGGCGGGTTGAGGAGCTCCTCTCCTTATTTGAGCTTTCCCAGTGGGGGGATGAGTTGGTGGAAAGCTACTCCCACGGAATGAGACAGAGATTGGTCTTCTCCGCCGCCCTCATCCACAACCCAAAGATAATAGTGGTCGATGAACCTATGGTAGGCCTCGATCCCAAGGGGATGCGATTGATAAAGGAGATATTCCAGGATTTCGTAAGGAAGGGAGGAACCATCTTTATGTCCACCCATACATTGAGCCTGGCGGAGGAGCTCTGCCATCGGATCGGCATCATCCACCAGGGAAAGCTGATCGCTTTAGGCACCAAGGAGGAGATAAGAAGAAAGGCAAAACTTCCGGAATCGAGGCTCGAAGATATCTTCATCACCCTCACCCGCGAGGAAAATGAAGGGCTTGGCATCGCTCATCCGACTTAA
- a CDS encoding transglutaminase — protein MKGFKLSLMASFFLVLLSSFIAIATPGKVLASFPSPSSCPTGLAFDGRYLWLADHRTAHLYKIDPATGKVVADVVSPAFMPAGLAFDGKCLWVLDMEGGDIFRLDPKTGMTLSSLSAPCRSPKGITFDGKYLWVVDDREDKIYQLDTGDGTIINTIPAPYSYGYGLSYDGRYLFVSDRGRDKIYVVYPRDGSVLMVLPAPGPFVSELAYDGKYLWCVDYQTDRIYKLDLTIDAPYVRSNPKEEEVELLSVFRNYGPGTVTELDVYFAVPKNLPNQEIIGEITYSPKPVEFLTDQWGQKVAHFKLTNLKPGSSLDISMKAKVRMYDTRWFIDPDKVGSLDEIPAEIKEKYLADGDKLQINSHYIKKCVREAIGNEKNPYWIARRIMDYIDSKLHYEMVGGWDTAPTVLKRGSGSCSEYSFVYISMLRSAGIPARYCGAIVVRGEDASIDTSFHRWVELYLPRYGWVRFDAQAGDQAIPANKAEAIAHMPNRYLITTIGGGGSQYLAWSYNYNVALKAKGPCKVYSQQFGLWSPLRKK, from the coding sequence ATGAAGGGATTTAAGCTTTCACTGATGGCGTCTTTCTTTTTGGTTCTTCTTTCTTCTTTTATCGCTATAGCTACTCCAGGCAAGGTGCTTGCCTCATTTCCCTCTCCTTCCTCCTGTCCTACTGGTCTTGCTTTTGATGGCAGGTATCTCTGGCTTGCCGATCATCGGACAGCCCATCTTTACAAGATAGATCCTGCTACCGGGAAGGTGGTTGCTGATGTCGTTTCGCCAGCGTTTATGCCTGCGGGTCTTGCCTTTGATGGGAAGTGCCTCTGGGTGTTGGATATGGAGGGGGGCGATATATTTAGGCTCGATCCAAAGACGGGGATGACCCTTTCTTCGCTCTCTGCCCCCTGCCGTAGTCCTAAAGGCATTACCTTCGACGGGAAGTATCTCTGGGTGGTGGATGATAGGGAGGATAAAATCTACCAACTCGATACCGGGGACGGTACGATCATCAATACCATTCCCGCACCTTATTCCTACGGATATGGCCTCTCCTACGATGGGAGGTACCTTTTTGTTTCCGATAGGGGACGGGACAAGATATATGTGGTCTATCCCAGGGATGGTTCAGTACTGATGGTTCTTCCTGCCCCTGGTCCTTTCGTCAGCGAGCTTGCCTACGATGGGAAGTATCTCTGGTGCGTTGATTACCAGACCGACAGGATCTATAAACTCGACCTTACCATCGATGCCCCCTATGTAAGGAGCAACCCCAAAGAGGAAGAGGTGGAACTTCTCTCGGTATTCAGGAACTACGGACCGGGCACGGTGACCGAGCTCGATGTCTATTTTGCCGTTCCTAAAAATCTTCCCAATCAGGAGATCATCGGGGAGATAACTTATTCCCCGAAGCCAGTGGAGTTTCTCACCGATCAGTGGGGACAGAAGGTGGCTCATTTCAAGCTTACCAATCTGAAGCCGGGAAGCTCCCTCGATATATCGATGAAGGCTAAGGTCAGGATGTACGATACTCGCTGGTTCATCGACCCAGATAAGGTAGGAAGCCTCGATGAGATACCAGCTGAGATAAAAGAGAAGTATCTCGCCGATGGGGATAAGCTTCAGATAAACAGCCATTACATCAAGAAGTGCGTTCGCGAGGCGATAGGGAACGAGAAAAACCCCTACTGGATCGCCCGTCGGATTATGGATTATATCGATAGCAAACTCCATTATGAGATGGTTGGCGGTTGGGATACCGCTCCTACCGTTCTTAAGCGGGGTTCCGGAAGCTGTTCCGAGTACTCCTTCGTCTACATCTCGATGTTGCGGTCAGCGGGGATCCCTGCTCGTTACTGTGGAGCGATAGTCGTCCGGGGTGAGGATGCGAGCATTGACACCTCTTTCCATCGCTGGGTGGAGCTCTATTTGCCCCGTTATGGCTGGGTGAGGTTTGATGCCCAGGCAGGAGACCAGGCGATACCGGCAAACAAAGCGGAGGCGATCGCCCATATGCCTAACCGTTATCTCATTACCACCATCGGTGGTGGTGGCTCTCAATACCTCGCCTGGAGCTATAATTACAATGTGGCTTTGAAAGCAAAGGGTCCCTGCAAGGTGTATTCTCAGCAATTTGGGCTCTGGTCTCCTCTTAGAAAGAAATAG
- a CDS encoding MBL fold metallo-hydrolase, which yields MISKIIFFSLFLLSLALSFGGEKVDGKRATITVVYDNQPYREDLVTSWGFSALIKVDGQNILFDTGGEGKILIKNMRKLNIPPKGIELVVLSHNHWDHTGGLLELIREGARPKVILPKSFPDKFKEEMRRFVKIEEITGPREIAPGIWTTGEMGSTVIEQSLIIKTDRGLIVITGCAHPGIASIVAKAKELLGGPIYLVMGGFHLRGSSEKEILEIAKEFKKLGVINLAPSHCTGDTALSIFSREFGKHLLNSGVGAQFIVGDENGDKTETDRNHPFTLQNPG from the coding sequence ATGATTAGTAAGATAATCTTTTTTTCCTTGTTTCTCCTCTCTCTTGCCCTTTCTTTTGGAGGAGAAAAGGTGGATGGAAAAAGGGCAACCATCACTGTGGTCTATGATAACCAACCCTATCGCGAGGATCTCGTCACTTCCTGGGGCTTTTCCGCTTTAATCAAGGTGGATGGGCAAAACATACTCTTCGATACCGGGGGAGAGGGAAAGATACTGATTAAGAATATGAGAAAGCTTAACATCCCTCCCAAGGGGATAGAACTCGTCGTCCTCTCCCACAACCACTGGGACCATACCGGTGGACTCCTCGAGTTGATAAGGGAAGGAGCCCGTCCCAAAGTGATCCTTCCTAAATCCTTTCCCGATAAGTTCAAGGAGGAGATGAGGAGGTTCGTAAAGATAGAGGAGATTACAGGACCGCGGGAGATAGCCCCCGGAATATGGACCACTGGGGAAATGGGAAGCACCGTTATCGAACAATCACTAATCATCAAAACCGATCGAGGACTGATCGTGATTACTGGCTGTGCCCATCCCGGGATCGCCTCCATCGTGGCTAAGGCGAAGGAGCTCCTTGGTGGACCCATCTACTTGGTAATGGGAGGGTTTCATCTCCGAGGAAGTTCGGAAAAAGAGATATTGGAAATAGCAAAGGAGTTTAAAAAATTAGGGGTGATAAACCTCGCCCCCTCCCACTGCACCGGAGATACCGCCCTTTCCATTTTTTCTCGAGAATTCGGAAAACACCTCCTAAATAGTGGTGTGGGAGCACAATTCATCGTAGGGGATGAAAATGGAGATAAAACTGAAACCGATAGGAATCATCCATTCACCTTACAAAACCCGGGATGA
- a CDS encoding N-acetylmuramoyl-L-alanine amidase has protein sequence MIDPGHGGEDTGAVGPSGLKEKDVVLDIARILKQLLIADYDVRVILTRDGDYELPLELRTEKANAARADLFISIHANASRRRGARGAETYIMSYEATDDEARKLAAVENNVLGITNPEIANNKELSMVLWDLAQTEYLAESTHLAEIIQNEFNDLLHLPNRGVKQAPFAVLMGAMMPAVLVEVGFITNPAEEQRLAQESYRQQIASALARSIGAYLKLYQKAIGNS, from the coding sequence GTGATAGATCCAGGTCACGGAGGAGAGGACACAGGAGCAGTGGGACCGAGTGGGCTCAAGGAGAAGGATGTAGTTCTCGATATAGCGAGGATCTTGAAGCAATTGCTCATTGCCGACTATGATGTGAGGGTGATTCTCACCCGGGATGGGGATTATGAACTCCCCCTTGAACTCCGCACGGAGAAGGCAAACGCAGCGAGAGCAGACCTCTTCATAAGCATCCACGCCAACGCCTCGAGGAGACGAGGTGCGAGAGGGGCGGAGACATACATTATGAGTTATGAAGCAACAGACGATGAAGCGAGGAAGTTGGCAGCGGTAGAGAACAATGTCCTTGGGATCACCAATCCTGAGATAGCGAACAACAAAGAACTCTCCATGGTCCTCTGGGACCTTGCCCAAACGGAGTACTTAGCGGAAAGCACCCATTTAGCGGAGATAATCCAGAACGAGTTTAACGATCTCCTCCACCTCCCCAACCGGGGGGTAAAACAAGCGCCCTTTGCCGTTTTGATGGGGGCGATGATGCCGGCAGTACTGGTCGAAGTAGGTTTTATCACCAATCCAGCAGAGGAGCAGAGGCTCGCCCAGGAAAGCTACCGCCAACAGATAGCCTCTGCATTGGCGCGGAGCATCGGTGCCTATCTCAAGCTTTATCAGAAGGCGATTGGAAACTCCTGA
- the thpR gene encoding RNA 2',3'-cyclic phosphodiesterase — protein sequence MRLFVAIDLPSNIKEKLANIQARLKEANAGVRFVSPEGIHLTLKFLGEVAEDRVGKVIEALAENVPRISPFNLKVEGLGAFPSISRPRVVWAGVKAPDELLTLAEEIEKAMVKLGFPKEERDFSPHLTLCRIKSPRGIDRLIKIVMEEKDISLGEFTADGYFLIQSILRPGGAQYIKIRRFNLF from the coding sequence ATGAGGCTATTCGTCGCTATCGACCTTCCTTCAAACATAAAGGAGAAATTGGCTAACATCCAAGCCAGACTCAAGGAGGCGAATGCCGGCGTCCGTTTCGTCTCCCCTGAGGGGATTCATCTCACCTTGAAGTTCTTGGGCGAGGTGGCAGAGGACAGGGTAGGAAAAGTGATCGAAGCGCTTGCGGAAAATGTCCCCCGGATTTCGCCCTTCAACCTCAAGGTCGAGGGGCTCGGCGCTTTCCCCTCCATCTCCCGCCCCCGGGTTGTCTGGGCGGGGGTGAAGGCTCCGGACGAACTCCTCACCTTGGCGGAGGAAATAGAAAAAGCAATGGTGAAACTCGGCTTTCCAAAGGAAGAAAGGGACTTCTCACCCCATCTTACTCTTTGCAGGATTAAATCCCCCCGGGGTATCGATAGGTTGATAAAGATCGTTATGGAGGAAAAGGACATCTCCCTCGGGGAGTTCACCGCCGATGGATATTTCCTTATCCAAAGCATCCTCCGCCCTGGGGGGGCACAATACATAAAGATAAGGAGGTTTAATCTATTTTAG
- a CDS encoding GerMN domain-containing protein, giving the protein MQKRNILIALLIISLAVIAFLIITHKPRTTPPSKTEKETTSTPIPEEEASSFPENFRQVYVFFQSSNGPFLVPEKRRIFATNSITDQAKQALGELIKGPEIAGHLPTVPRRTRINELYLSPYGTAFVDLSSEFATGQAGGTEEELMAIYSIVNTLTINFPSIRRVKFLINGRERDTLRGHLSLKHPFTKNTELLSKQGAGFDGGKD; this is encoded by the coding sequence ATGCAGAAAAGAAATATCTTAATAGCCCTCCTAATTATATCTTTAGCGGTGATAGCCTTCCTCATCATCACCCACAAACCGAGGACCACCCCTCCTTCAAAAACCGAGAAAGAAACCACCTCCACCCCTATCCCTGAGGAGGAAGCCTCCTCCTTCCCTGAGAACTTCCGCCAGGTATATGTCTTCTTCCAATCGAGCAACGGTCCCTTCCTCGTTCCCGAGAAGCGAAGGATATTTGCCACCAACTCGATAACCGACCAGGCGAAACAGGCTCTTGGTGAGTTAATAAAAGGTCCGGAGATAGCAGGACATCTTCCCACCGTGCCCCGGAGAACACGGATAAACGAACTTTATCTCTCCCCATATGGGACCGCCTTCGTTGATCTCTCCAGCGAATTTGCCACCGGACAGGCTGGGGGAACCGAGGAGGAACTTATGGCGATTTACTCCATCGTCAATACCCTCACCATCAACTTCCCCTCCATAAGGCGGGTTAAGTTCCTGATAAACGGGAGGGAACGAGATACCCTGAGGGGACATCTCAGTCTTAAGCATCCTTTCACCAAGAATACTGAGTTACTCTCGAAGCAAGGAGCGGGTTTCGATGGGGGAAAGGACTGA
- a CDS encoding hydantoinase/oxoprolinase family protein, with product MEKERVRIGVDAGGTFTDFILFSRGKVRVFKLLSTPRDPAQAIISGIRELVSDRQALDIVHGSTVATNALLERKGAKTALIITKGFEDLLEIGRQTREELYNLFVSRKPPLIPRELCFGVSERTLASGEILVSLSKGELAEVIDELRKKEVRSVAVGFLHSYANPENEKKAGQLLAKAGFSVSLSSEILPEYREYERISTTAVNAYVSPVMGKYLEELEASLSGSRLRIMQSNGGSISAERARKEPVHTILSGPAGGVVGALEIARLVGEERIITFDMGGTSTDVSLCPGEATFTTEAVIGGSPVKVPIIDIHTVGAGGGSIAYLDKGGSLRVGPESAGADPGPICYGRGGDRITVTDANLVLGRLVPELFLGGSMKLSKEASFVAIEEFGKRMGKELYETALGIVSVANANMERAIRVISIERGYDPRDFALVSFGGAGGMHACELAAKLGIPKVIVPKNAGILSAFGMLFADSVKGYSKTVLIPADDLSSSELEGMFSPLVSRGMVEMEKEGFSRERIRVFRFLDMRYRGQSYELTVPFSSHFLSSFHELHRKRYGYADPEKPTELVNLRVRVVGKTEKPPLPKLPPRGGSPPTPLGIKEVLFGSSFEKTPFYRWEDLAPGDELKAPVIIVGYGSTAVLAPGFRLSVDPYLNLLMERCDEDRSG from the coding sequence ATGGAGAAGGAAAGGGTAAGGATCGGCGTTGATGCCGGGGGGACCTTTACCGATTTTATCCTCTTTTCGAGGGGCAAGGTTCGGGTGTTCAAGCTTCTTTCTACTCCCAGGGACCCGGCACAGGCGATAATATCCGGGATCCGGGAGCTCGTTTCCGATCGTCAGGCGCTCGATATCGTCCACGGGTCTACCGTTGCTACCAATGCCCTCCTCGAGCGGAAGGGGGCGAAGACCGCCCTCATCATCACCAAGGGGTTTGAGGACCTCCTTGAAATAGGAAGACAGACGCGAGAGGAGTTATACAACCTCTTTGTCTCCCGGAAGCCCCCTCTTATACCCCGGGAGTTATGCTTTGGGGTCTCTGAGCGAACCCTTGCCTCTGGTGAGATCCTCGTCTCTCTTTCCAAGGGGGAGCTCGCCGAGGTGATAGATGAGCTCAGAAAGAAGGAGGTTCGTTCGGTCGCCGTCGGCTTCCTCCATTCCTACGCCAACCCGGAAAACGAGAAAAAGGCGGGGCAGTTGCTTGCAAAGGCGGGGTTTTCCGTTTCCCTCTCTTCGGAGATACTCCCCGAATACCGGGAATACGAGAGGATAAGCACCACCGCGGTTAATGCCTATGTCTCCCCAGTAATGGGAAAGTACCTCGAGGAGCTTGAAGCCTCCCTTTCTGGAAGCAGGCTCAGGATAATGCAGTCGAATGGAGGGTCGATCTCAGCGGAAAGGGCGCGTAAGGAGCCGGTTCATACCATCCTCTCCGGTCCTGCTGGCGGGGTGGTGGGAGCGCTCGAGATAGCGAGGTTGGTGGGAGAGGAGCGGATAATTACCTTCGATATGGGGGGTACCTCCACTGATGTTTCCTTATGCCCCGGTGAAGCGACCTTCACCACCGAGGCGGTTATCGGGGGGTCACCAGTGAAGGTTCCCATAATTGATATCCACACGGTTGGTGCCGGTGGTGGCTCCATCGCCTACCTCGACAAGGGCGGTTCCCTGAGGGTGGGTCCGGAGAGCGCTGGTGCCGATCCAGGACCGATATGCTACGGCAGAGGAGGAGATAGGATAACCGTAACCGATGCCAACCTCGTTTTGGGAAGGCTTGTTCCCGAGCTCTTCCTTGGAGGTTCGATGAAGCTTTCGAAAGAGGCGAGCTTTGTCGCCATCGAGGAATTTGGTAAGAGGATGGGGAAGGAGCTCTATGAAACCGCTCTTGGGATAGTCTCCGTCGCCAACGCCAATATGGAGCGGGCGATCCGAGTGATCTCGATCGAGCGGGGCTACGATCCGAGGGATTTCGCTCTCGTCTCCTTTGGCGGTGCCGGGGGGATGCATGCTTGTGAACTGGCAGCAAAGCTCGGTATCCCCAAGGTGATCGTGCCCAAAAACGCCGGTATCCTTTCCGCTTTTGGGATGCTATTTGCCGATTCGGTGAAGGGTTATTCTAAAACCGTTCTCATTCCTGCCGACGATCTTTCTTCTTCCGAGCTTGAGGGGATGTTTTCCCCCCTTGTCTCCCGGGGGATGGTTGAGATGGAGAAGGAGGGTTTTTCCCGGGAGAGGATAAGGGTATTCCGCTTCCTCGATATGCGGTATCGGGGTCAGTCGTATGAACTTACTGTTCCTTTTTCCTCGCATTTTCTCTCCTCGTTCCATGAGCTTCACCGGAAGCGTTACGGCTATGCCGATCCTGAAAAGCCCACCGAGCTTGTCAATCTCCGGGTGAGGGTGGTAGGAAAAACGGAGAAGCCCCCGCTTCCCAAGCTTCCTCCACGGGGGGGTTCCCCCCCCACCCCCTTAGGGATAAAGGAGGTGCTATTTGGTAGCTCCTTTGAGAAAACCCCGTTCTACCGCTGGGAGGATCTCGCCCCAGGGGATGAGCTCAAAGCGCCCGTCATCATCGTGGGTTATGGCTCCACCGCTGTTCTTGCCCCTGGTTTTCGTCTTTCGGTCGATCCCTATCTCAACCTTTTAATGGAGAGGTGCGATGAGGATAGATCCGGTTGA
- the rph gene encoding ribonuclease PH, translating to MGERTDGRRKDEVRRVKIIPHFLRYPEGSALIELGDTKVICTASVSEGVPSFLAETGEGWITSEYSMLPRATQNRTSHDAIRAKGRSHEIQRMIGRSLRAVVDLTALGPRTIFIDCDVIQADGGTRTASITGGFVALAFALNRMAEEGIIETIPIKDYLAAISVGIIDEGLILDLNYEEDSRALVDLNVVMTGRGNLVEIQGTAEGRSFSFPELEEMINLAKKGVSELIELEKGILGKIVPR from the coding sequence ATGGGGGAAAGGACTGACGGAAGAAGAAAGGACGAGGTAAGGAGGGTCAAGATCATCCCTCATTTCCTCAGATATCCCGAGGGCTCCGCGCTTATCGAATTGGGGGATACCAAAGTCATCTGCACTGCCAGCGTCAGCGAGGGGGTCCCTTCCTTCCTTGCCGAAACTGGCGAGGGATGGATCACCTCCGAGTACTCGATGCTCCCCCGGGCAACCCAGAACCGCACCTCCCATGACGCCATCCGAGCTAAGGGGAGAAGCCACGAGATACAGCGGATGATAGGACGCTCTCTCCGGGCGGTGGTTGATCTCACTGCTCTCGGTCCTCGCACCATCTTCATCGACTGCGATGTCATCCAGGCTGATGGGGGAACGAGAACTGCCTCCATCACCGGCGGGTTCGTCGCCCTTGCCTTCGCCCTCAACAGGATGGCTGAGGAGGGGATCATCGAGACGATCCCCATCAAGGACTATCTCGCCGCCATCTCGGTCGGCATCATCGATGAGGGGTTGATCCTCGATCTAAACTACGAAGAGGACTCCCGTGCCTTGGTGGATCTCAATGTGGTGATGACCGGAAGGGGGAATCTGGTAGAGATACAGGGAACCGCTGAAGGAAGGAGTTTTTCCTTCCCTGAACTTGAAGAGATGATAAATCTGGCAAAGAAAGGGGTCTCGGAGCTCATCGAGCTCGAAAAAGGGATCCTCGGGAAAATCGTTCCCAGATGA
- a CDS encoding DUF721 domain-containing protein translates to MEEIRDILRRIVERSPELRDRLILSEVSSSWREVVGDKLARLSKPVHFSAGVLTISLFDARFKKEFSDFSSIIISRLNERLGKALISEVKVIVKGE, encoded by the coding sequence ATGGAAGAGATAAGGGATATATTGAGGCGGATAGTGGAGCGTTCTCCTGAGCTCAGGGATAGGCTTATCCTCAGCGAGGTATCATCATCCTGGCGAGAGGTGGTGGGGGATAAGCTTGCTCGTTTGAGTAAGCCGGTTCATTTCTCCGCGGGCGTTCTCACTATCTCTCTTTTTGATGCTCGTTTTAAAAAGGAGTTTTCAGATTTCTCCTCCATCATTATCTCCCGACTGAACGAGCGGTTAGGAAAGGCGCTTATCTCAGAGGTAAAGGTTATTGTAAAAGGGGAATAG
- the tsaA gene encoding tRNA (N6-threonylcarbamoyladenosine(37)-N6)-methyltransferase TrmO has product MEIKLKPIGIIHSPYKTRDEAPITYGEGREISEIEVYPEFEEGLADIEGFSHLVILFFLHKSPSSPLTVYPPFDRPNPRGVFATRAPDRPNPIGLSYVELVERKGRFLKVRGLDAIDGTPLIDIKPYIPALDNIEGVRLGWAEGKFKRG; this is encoded by the coding sequence ATGGAGATAAAACTGAAACCGATAGGAATCATCCATTCACCTTACAAAACCCGGGATGAAGCCCCAATTACCTACGGTGAGGGCAGAGAAATATCGGAGATAGAGGTTTATCCCGAGTTTGAGGAAGGGCTTGCTGACATCGAAGGGTTCTCCCACCTCGTCATCCTCTTCTTTCTCCATAAGTCGCCCTCCTCTCCTCTCACGGTATATCCGCCCTTCGATAGACCGAACCCCCGTGGTGTCTTCGCTACTCGGGCACCGGATAGACCCAACCCAATAGGCCTTTCTTATGTGGAACTTGTTGAAAGGAAGGGAAGATTCCTCAAGGTGCGAGGGCTCGATGCTATAGACGGAACCCCCCTAATCGATATAAAACCTTACATCCCCGCACTTGATAACATAGAGGGGGTAAGGCTTGGCTGGGCTGAAGGGAAGTTTAAGCGGGGCTAA